The Salvia splendens isolate huo1 chromosome 21, SspV2, whole genome shotgun sequence genome includes a window with the following:
- the LOC121785312 gene encoding uncharacterized protein LOC121785312: MTPCPHSYSLSSCIPHSYSLSPLFLISNFQSLIWRTLWQRFFSPSRRPFSFLIPEPNRRESVAALTLSSDHCHRRRILSPDEVADREGVAPCLPAKLPIGRRRRLPSTASIPTAAASNSSPPILRRCWWPSSSNRLGCLKSAAAAAAAQSRLFVRRCSVGGRAAPKHHGSPRFVPKPIRTTPKQPRTKRFRLFNSHGMISSSLWLSALKYPIFIRTQDV, translated from the exons atgaccCCATG CCCACATTCATACTCCCTTTCGTCGTGCATCCCCCATTCCTATTCTCTTTCTCCCCTTTTTCTCATCTCCAATTTCCAATCCCTAATTTGGAGAACACTGTGGCAGCGGTTCTTTTCCCCCTCTCGCCGACccttctccttcctcatcccgGAGCCAAACCGACGAGAGTCGGTCGCCGCGCTCACGCTCTCCTCCGATCATTGTCACCGGCGTCGAATCCTTTCTCCCGACGAGGTTGCCGACAGAGAAGGCGTCGCTCCCTGCCTCCCTGCGAAGTTACCGATAGGAAGGAGGCGCCGCCTCCCTTCCACGGCGTCGATACCGACCGCCGCTGCCTCCAACTCCTCACCGCCGATCCTCCGTCGCTGCTGGTGGCCGTCGTCCAGTAACCGTCTCGGCTGTCTGAAAtcagccgctgctgctgccgctgCACAGAGCCGGCTGTTTGTTcgccgctgctccgtcggtggtcgtgcagccccGAAACATCACGGCAGCCCCCGATTCGTCCCGAAACCAATCCGAACCACCCCGAAACAGCCCCGAACAAAAAGGTTCCGATTGTTCAATTCGCATG gtatgaTCAGTTCAAGTTTGTGGTTGTCCGCGTTGAAGTACCCGATTTTTATTAGAACACAGGatgtatag